Proteins encoded together in one Thermomonospora curvata DSM 43183 window:
- a CDS encoding AraC family transcriptional regulator, translating into MPRPAQTPSSPWRVRRSPAAAAILVQLGREHGLSASDCLAGTGLTPRDLDDSSAQIEAEQELTIARNLLTALGHRPGLGCAAGRRHTLGTTGTLGFALIASATLREGIEVALRYAALSPTFLRPRLEEDGRWARIWLDDTHLPDDLRTFLLERDLAAIGGLLPVLFGEHGPARLAVLDVRLRPGPHLAQALPGVRIRYCRPRNVLTFPSRLLQEPLPSADPQIARLSESQCRDLLHRRLGPDGTVAAVRDRLRRRTRRPPSMAEVAAELNITTRTLHRRLERAGTSFRALADEARQELAVELLTTTALTVGEIARRLGYSETAAFTHAFTRRHGVPPSRYRKDAAERDKAR; encoded by the coding sequence ATGCCGCGCCCTGCGCAGACACCCTCCTCTCCCTGGCGGGTGCGCCGCAGCCCCGCCGCCGCGGCGATCTTGGTGCAGCTGGGCCGGGAGCATGGGCTGAGCGCGTCCGACTGCCTGGCCGGCACCGGGCTGACACCGCGCGACCTGGACGATTCGTCCGCCCAGATCGAGGCGGAACAGGAGCTGACCATCGCCCGCAACCTGCTGACGGCGCTCGGTCACCGGCCGGGGCTGGGCTGCGCGGCGGGCCGGCGGCACACCCTGGGCACCACCGGCACCCTGGGGTTCGCGCTGATCGCCAGCGCGACCCTGCGCGAGGGCATCGAGGTGGCGCTGCGGTACGCGGCGCTGAGCCCCACCTTCCTGCGCCCGCGCCTGGAGGAGGACGGCCGGTGGGCGCGCATCTGGCTGGACGACACCCATCTCCCCGACGACCTGCGCACTTTCCTGCTGGAACGCGACCTGGCGGCGATCGGGGGGCTGCTGCCGGTGCTGTTCGGCGAGCACGGCCCGGCCCGCTTGGCGGTGCTGGACGTGCGGCTGCGTCCCGGGCCTCACCTGGCGCAGGCGCTGCCCGGGGTGCGGATCCGCTACTGCAGGCCGCGCAACGTGCTGACGTTCCCCAGCCGGCTGCTGCAGGAGCCGCTGCCGTCCGCCGACCCGCAGATCGCGCGGCTGAGCGAGAGCCAGTGCCGCGATCTGCTGCACCGGCGGCTGGGGCCGGACGGCACGGTGGCCGCCGTGCGGGACCGGCTGCGCCGCCGGACGCGGCGTCCGCCGAGCATGGCGGAGGTGGCCGCCGAGCTGAACATCACCACCCGGACGCTGCACCGCCGCCTGGAGCGCGCCGGCACGTCCTTTCGGGCGCTCGCCGACGAGGCGCGCCAGGAACTGGCCGTCGAACTGCTCACCACCACCGCGCTGACGGTGGGGGAGATCGCCCGCCGCCTGGGCTACTCGGAGACCGCCGCCTTCACCCACGCCTTCACCCGCCGGCACGGCGTCCCGCCCAGCCGCTACCGCAAGGACGCCGCCGAACGAGACAAAGCGCGTTGA
- a CDS encoding helix-turn-helix transcriptional regulator — translation MSRKDPLLKVSEVLAELGVPRATFYRWRQLGKAPKTIKYPNGELRIRRSELERWLASREEAC, via the coding sequence GTGAGCCGCAAAGACCCTTTGCTCAAGGTGTCTGAGGTACTGGCCGAACTCGGCGTTCCACGCGCGACGTTCTACCGCTGGCGTCAACTCGGCAAGGCACCCAAGACGATCAAGTATCCGAACGGTGAGCTGCGTATCCGCCGTTCGGAGCTTGAGCGCTGGCTTGCCAGCAGGGAAGAGGCGTGTTGA
- a CDS encoding nitroreductase/quinone reductase family protein, with the protein MTDTALRYVEAGRLAAVPNAIVRWLAEHGVSLFGTRVLYVRGRKSGRRRSTVVNLLTMDGERYLVCPRGNSQWVRNLRAAEGRGELGLGRRVEPFAAVEIPDADKPAILRAYLKRWKWQVAALFEGVGPDSSDEELLRVAPGYPVFRLT; encoded by the coding sequence ATGACTGACACCGCCCTCCGCTACGTCGAGGCCGGACGGCTCGCCGCCGTCCCCAACGCCATCGTCCGCTGGCTGGCCGAGCACGGTGTCAGCCTGTTCGGCACCCGTGTGCTGTATGTGCGGGGCCGCAAGAGCGGGCGGCGGCGCTCCACCGTCGTCAACCTGCTCACCATGGACGGCGAGCGCTACCTGGTCTGCCCGCGCGGCAACAGCCAGTGGGTCCGCAACCTGCGGGCCGCCGAAGGCCGCGGCGAACTGGGCCTGGGCCGCCGGGTCGAGCCCTTTGCCGCCGTCGAGATCCCCGACGCCGACAAGCCCGCGATCCTGCGCGCCTACCTCAAGCGCTGGAAATGGCAGGTGGCCGCCCTCTTCGAAGGCGTCGGCCCCGACTCCTCCGACGAGGAACTGCTGCGCGTCGCCCCCGGCTACCCGGTCTTCCGCCTCACCTGA
- a CDS encoding tyrosine-type recombinase/integrase, which translates to MLSAEGTRPGRRGVPGSKGRTRDVRRPWKIGKAKSKVKPHMVRWVVAGNVCTATFPTYALADGFRSDLIQAMTRGEEFDVATGLPVSMLKVKEARSWFEFCQAYIAVRWDGAAAKTRDSITDSLATATLAMVEDGTDRPSHGELRKAFLWAVLPANQDAEAPSSLVSALRWLRQRSLPLKALIDAETARRVVQRLTVTMEGKPAATDTYRRRRRGLNTAIEYAVELGELPENPLKRVTPKRVANQEEVDPRVVVTHAQARELLTALSYVGSWHRARGRRLVAFFAVLYYAGLRPAEAVALRVSDCYLPEEGWGRLTLVKTLPVTAKKWTDHGGRHDVRGLKQRPTNSARQVPIPPSLVSLLRAHIDEFGTADDGRLFRNERGGILGSTTYSRAWEEARRLAFTPDQVASPLAGRPYDLRHAALSTWLNAGISPADVAKRAGNSVEVLLKRYAGCLDGQEDSINRRIERALGDA; encoded by the coding sequence GTGTTGAGCGCGGAGGGAACCCGTCCTGGCCGGCGGGGAGTACCCGGCAGCAAGGGACGGACTCGCGACGTTCGGCGCCCGTGGAAGATCGGCAAGGCCAAGAGCAAGGTCAAGCCGCACATGGTGCGTTGGGTAGTCGCGGGCAACGTCTGTACCGCAACGTTTCCCACCTACGCACTGGCCGATGGGTTCCGCTCGGATCTGATCCAGGCCATGACCAGAGGTGAGGAGTTCGACGTAGCCACCGGCTTGCCGGTGTCCATGCTCAAGGTCAAAGAGGCCCGGAGCTGGTTCGAGTTCTGCCAGGCGTACATCGCTGTTCGCTGGGACGGCGCTGCGGCCAAGACCCGCGACTCGATCACGGATAGCCTCGCTACTGCGACGCTGGCCATGGTGGAGGACGGCACCGACCGGCCATCCCATGGCGAACTTCGCAAGGCGTTCCTCTGGGCCGTCCTACCGGCCAACCAGGATGCTGAGGCGCCCAGTTCGCTCGTCTCTGCGCTGCGCTGGCTACGGCAGCGCTCGCTACCGCTCAAGGCGCTCATCGACGCCGAGACCGCGCGTCGAGTGGTCCAGCGCCTCACAGTCACGATGGAGGGCAAACCGGCAGCGACCGACACCTACCGGCGTCGGCGCCGTGGGCTCAATACCGCCATCGAGTACGCGGTAGAGCTGGGGGAGCTTCCCGAGAACCCGCTCAAGCGCGTCACTCCGAAGCGCGTGGCCAACCAAGAGGAGGTGGACCCGCGGGTTGTAGTCACCCACGCCCAGGCCCGCGAGCTGCTGACCGCGCTGTCCTACGTTGGCTCATGGCACCGTGCCCGTGGGCGTCGGCTCGTGGCGTTCTTCGCCGTGCTCTACTACGCCGGACTCCGCCCGGCTGAGGCTGTCGCGTTGCGCGTGAGCGACTGCTACTTGCCAGAGGAGGGATGGGGACGGCTGACGCTGGTCAAGACGCTGCCAGTCACCGCGAAGAAGTGGACTGACCATGGTGGACGGCACGACGTGAGGGGGCTCAAGCAGCGTCCGACCAACAGCGCTCGTCAGGTGCCCATCCCGCCGTCCCTGGTGAGCCTTCTCAGGGCGCACATAGACGAGTTCGGCACGGCTGACGACGGGCGCCTGTTCAGGAACGAGCGTGGCGGCATCCTGGGCTCTACCACCTACTCGCGAGCGTGGGAGGAAGCCCGCCGGCTCGCGTTCACGCCCGATCAGGTCGCGTCACCGCTCGCAGGTCGTCCGTACGACCTACGGCATGCCGCACTGAGCACGTGGCTCAACGCCGGGATCTCACCGGCGGACGTGGCCAAGCGGGCAGGTAACTCGGTGGAAGTCCTCTTGAAGCGCTACGCGGGCTGTCTGGACGGTCAGGAGGACAGCATCAACCGACGCATCGAACGGGCGCTAGGGGACGCCTGA
- a CDS encoding NADH:flavin oxidoreductase — MPEIFEPAKLGPLTLRNRIIKAATFEGRTPDALVSDDLIEFHRAVAAGGAAMTTVAYCAVAPEGRTERRQIYMRPEAAPGLAKLAEAVHAEGAAISAQIGHAGPVADARSNGAPALAASRRLSPLTGRFIQQATEDDIARITAAHADAAELAADSGFDAVELHFGHNYLVSSFLSPKLNKRRDGWGGSVANRAKIARRIAEAVRTRVGDRIAVTAKLNMEDGVRGGLTIDDSLQVARLLESDGHLDALQLTAGSSLLNPMYLFRGEAPVKEFADAFPQPLRTGLRLFGRFFLHSYPYQPGYLQESAKLFRRELSMPLILLGGITDYAAMSRAMDDGFDFVAMGRALLMEPDLVKRIEQDKSTVSQCIHCNRCMPTIYRRTRCVLVES; from the coding sequence ATGCCCGAGATCTTCGAACCGGCCAAGCTGGGTCCGCTGACGTTGCGCAACCGCATCATCAAGGCCGCCACCTTCGAGGGGCGCACCCCCGATGCGCTGGTCTCCGACGATCTGATCGAATTCCACCGCGCGGTGGCCGCCGGAGGCGCCGCGATGACCACCGTCGCCTACTGCGCCGTCGCCCCCGAGGGCCGCACCGAGCGGCGGCAGATCTACATGCGTCCGGAGGCGGCGCCCGGGCTGGCGAAGCTGGCCGAGGCCGTGCACGCCGAGGGCGCCGCGATCTCGGCGCAGATCGGGCACGCCGGGCCGGTGGCCGACGCCCGTTCCAACGGCGCCCCCGCGCTGGCGGCCTCCCGCCGGCTGTCCCCGCTGACCGGGCGTTTCATCCAGCAGGCCACCGAAGACGACATCGCCCGGATCACCGCCGCGCACGCCGACGCCGCCGAGCTGGCCGCCGACAGCGGCTTCGACGCCGTCGAACTGCACTTCGGCCACAACTACCTGGTCAGCTCCTTCCTCAGCCCCAAGCTGAACAAGCGGCGCGACGGCTGGGGCGGCTCCGTGGCGAACCGCGCCAAGATCGCCCGGCGGATCGCCGAGGCGGTGCGCACCCGGGTCGGCGACCGCATCGCCGTCACCGCCAAGCTCAACATGGAGGACGGGGTGCGCGGCGGGCTGACCATCGACGACAGCCTGCAGGTGGCCCGGCTGCTGGAGTCCGACGGGCACCTGGACGCCCTGCAGCTCACCGCGGGCAGCTCGCTGCTCAACCCGATGTACCTGTTCCGCGGGGAGGCCCCGGTCAAGGAGTTCGCCGACGCCTTCCCCCAGCCGCTGCGGACCGGGCTGCGGCTGTTCGGGCGTTTCTTCCTGCACAGCTACCCGTATCAGCCCGGCTACCTGCAGGAGTCGGCCAAGCTGTTCCGCCGGGAGCTGTCGATGCCGCTGATCCTGCTCGGCGGGATCACCGACTATGCGGCGATGAGCCGGGCGATGGACGACGGGTTCGATTTCGTCGCCATGGGACGGGCCCTGCTGATGGAACCCGACCTGGTGAAGCGGATCGAGCAGGACAAGAGCACGGTTTCGCAGTGCATCCACTGCAACCGGTGCATGCCCACCATTTACCGGCGCACGCGCTGTGTGCTGGTGGAGTCCTGA
- a CDS encoding response regulator transcription factor, with product MLVVDDDEVIRQLIAVNLQLEGFEVATAVDGRDCLDKVAEVAPDVITLDVMMPRLDGWVTAVKLRENPATRDIRVVLITARAQDYDIRRGREIGVDAYITKPFDPDDLIRTVRELVGAGDMSA from the coding sequence GTGCTGGTGGTGGACGACGATGAGGTGATCCGGCAGCTCATCGCGGTGAACCTGCAGCTTGAGGGGTTCGAGGTGGCCACCGCGGTGGACGGGCGGGACTGCCTGGACAAGGTGGCCGAGGTGGCCCCCGATGTGATCACGCTGGATGTGATGATGCCGCGGCTGGACGGGTGGGTGACCGCGGTCAAGCTGCGGGAGAATCCGGCGACCCGGGACATCCGGGTGGTGCTGATCACGGCGCGGGCGCAGGACTACGACATCCGCCGGGGCCGGGAGATCGGGGTGGACGCCTACATCACCAAGCCGTTCGACCCCGACGACCTGATCCGGACGGTGCGGGAGCTGGTGGGCGCCGGGGATATGTCCGCATAG
- a CDS encoding Mut7-C RNAse domain-containing protein, with product MDDSGVLLRFDPLLRLFLPASRRDGPQRVPLDGTSTLGHLVESLGVPLPEVGAMTVGGVPVDPSYQPSPGDAVDVAAMPRPQPVPLEPGCSAPRFLLDVHLGTLARRMRLLGLDTAYHNDMDDPALVEQANRERRVLLTQDRGLLRRRKLWLGAYVRGSRPDDQLRDVLERFAPPLRPWTRCTACNGELAPVDKADVEAELEDGTRRTYDVYGRCAGCGRIYWRGAHGAHLERIVRSALATVASIRAG from the coding sequence GTGGACGACTCGGGCGTGCTGTTGCGGTTCGACCCCTTGCTGAGACTGTTCCTGCCCGCCTCCCGCCGGGACGGACCCCAGCGGGTGCCCCTGGATGGGACCTCCACGCTCGGTCACCTGGTGGAGTCGCTGGGCGTGCCGCTGCCGGAGGTCGGGGCGATGACGGTCGGCGGTGTCCCGGTCGACCCGTCCTACCAGCCTTCTCCCGGGGATGCGGTGGATGTGGCGGCGATGCCGCGCCCGCAGCCGGTGCCGTTGGAGCCGGGCTGCAGCGCCCCGCGCTTCCTGCTGGACGTCCACCTGGGCACGCTGGCCCGGCGGATGCGGCTGCTCGGCCTGGACACCGCCTACCACAACGACATGGACGACCCCGCGCTGGTGGAGCAGGCCAACCGGGAACGGCGCGTCCTGCTGACCCAGGACCGCGGGCTGCTGCGGCGCCGCAAGCTGTGGCTGGGCGCCTACGTGCGCGGCTCCCGGCCGGACGACCAGCTGCGCGATGTGCTGGAGCGCTTCGCGCCGCCGCTGCGCCCCTGGACGCGCTGCACGGCCTGCAACGGTGAGCTGGCCCCGGTCGACAAGGCCGACGTCGAGGCGGAGCTGGAGGACGGCACCCGGCGCACCTATGACGTGTACGGCCGGTGCGCCGGCTGCGGCCGGATCTACTGGCGCGGCGCGCACGGCGCGCACCTGGAGCGGATCGTGCGTTCCGCCCTCGCCACGGTCGCCTCCATCCGCGCCGGCTGA
- a CDS encoding helix-turn-helix domain-containing protein yields the protein MSTPLPRNVYFPADWWITLEEIAADLRVSTTEVTEWANRKLMPTPHVGPDGVSRLSRAEFDAWMASLKDSAGSDANMGGGDQ from the coding sequence ATGAGCACACCCCTGCCCAGAAACGTCTACTTCCCCGCCGACTGGTGGATCACTCTGGAAGAGATCGCCGCAGACCTCCGAGTCAGCACTACCGAGGTGACCGAGTGGGCTAACCGGAAGCTCATGCCGACCCCTCACGTGGGACCTGACGGAGTGAGCAGGCTCTCCCGGGCCGAGTTCGATGCCTGGATGGCCTCCTTGAAGGACTCCGCGGGCTCCGACGCGAACATGGGCGGAGGTGACCAGTGA
- a CDS encoding histidine phosphatase family protein, protein MKSAERTYRQERFAPPPGATELLLVRHGASRAFRPGEPFPLVNGQGDPELAPEGHEQAARVCRRLSAVRIDEIYVSSLRRTRQTAEPLARSLGLTPQVEPDLREVHLGSWEGGLFRVKVAENDPLAQRLFAEERWDVIPGAEDAEAFAGRVRAVLGRLAARHPGRRLAVFTHGAFIAQALALAARSRPFAFLGADNASISHLVVTGERWIIRSYNDTAHLDGVFDAAAAALT, encoded by the coding sequence GTGAAATCCGCCGAACGCACCTACCGTCAGGAGCGGTTCGCCCCGCCGCCCGGGGCCACCGAGCTGCTGCTCGTCCGGCACGGCGCGTCTCGGGCCTTCCGGCCGGGTGAGCCGTTTCCGCTGGTGAACGGGCAGGGTGATCCGGAACTGGCGCCGGAGGGGCACGAGCAGGCCGCGCGGGTGTGCCGGCGGCTGAGCGCGGTGCGCATCGATGAGATCTACGTCAGTTCGCTGCGCCGGACCCGGCAGACCGCCGAGCCGCTGGCCCGGAGCCTGGGGTTGACGCCGCAGGTGGAGCCGGACCTGCGAGAGGTGCACCTGGGCAGCTGGGAGGGCGGGCTGTTCCGGGTGAAGGTGGCCGAGAACGACCCGCTGGCCCAGCGGCTGTTCGCCGAGGAACGCTGGGACGTCATCCCGGGCGCCGAGGACGCCGAGGCGTTCGCCGGCCGGGTCCGCGCGGTGCTCGGGAGACTGGCGGCGCGGCATCCCGGGCGGCGGCTGGCGGTGTTCACGCACGGCGCCTTCATCGCCCAGGCCCTCGCGCTGGCGGCCCGGTCCCGGCCGTTCGCCTTCCTGGGGGCCGACAACGCCTCCATCTCGCACCTGGTCGTGACCGGCGAGCGGTGGATCATCCGCAGCTATAACGACACCGCCCACCTCGATGGGGTGTTCGACGCGGCTGCGGCGGCCTTGACCTGA
- a CDS encoding PepSY domain-containing protein, translated as MAEVTAPGRPPGTGRSGRGLWPSLTRLHFYAGVFVAPFVIVAALTGLLYARTSQLDRLLCGDELRVQQVTGAPRPLTGQVRAAMAARPERKAAKTLLPPSEEETPESR; from the coding sequence TTGGCGGAGGTCACAGCGCCGGGCCGACCCCCCGGAACCGGACGCTCCGGGCGTGGCTTGTGGCCGTCGTTGACCCGCCTGCACTTTTACGCCGGAGTGTTCGTAGCTCCATTCGTGATCGTGGCGGCTTTGACCGGGCTGCTTTATGCCCGCACATCGCAACTCGACCGGCTTCTTTGCGGCGACGAACTGCGCGTCCAGCAGGTGACCGGGGCACCGCGTCCATTGACCGGCCAAGTCCGCGCCGCCATGGCGGCCCGCCCGGAGAGAAAGGCCGCCAAGACCCTTCTGCCTCCCTCCGAAGAAGAGACCCCCGAGTCGAGATGA
- a CDS encoding short-chain dehydrogenase/reductase — protein MRTLWTRRPSPLNGRTVVLTGAAGGIGGQTARLLVERGAQVALLDRQEEAVRALADELGPHAAPFAVDVTDSAALEAVMAQTAERFGGIDVVVANAGISGPMATIATIEPAEFERVVEVNFLGVWRTVRAALPYVTERRGHILMTSSIAAAMPTPTVGVYGASKAAVEMFGRALRIELAHTGTTVGIAYFGAVDTGLVRGLISARSALGEGLQKMPKVIGAPISPRRAGAAMVSGIERRARTVYAPWWVPALLAGRAQFAMLEPLAARFPPLARLIHDSGLPFPERTSAGRP, from the coding sequence ATGAGGACTTTGTGGACGCGCCGCCCCAGCCCGCTCAACGGCCGGACCGTCGTGCTCACCGGGGCCGCCGGGGGCATCGGCGGGCAGACCGCGCGACTGCTGGTCGAGCGGGGCGCGCAGGTGGCGTTGCTGGACCGCCAGGAGGAGGCGGTGCGGGCGCTGGCCGACGAGCTCGGCCCGCACGCGGCGCCCTTCGCGGTGGACGTGACCGACAGCGCCGCCCTGGAGGCGGTCATGGCGCAGACGGCCGAGCGTTTCGGCGGCATCGACGTGGTGGTCGCCAACGCCGGCATCAGCGGCCCGATGGCCACCATCGCCACCATCGAGCCGGCCGAGTTCGAACGGGTGGTGGAGGTCAACTTCCTGGGCGTGTGGCGCACCGTCCGCGCCGCCCTGCCCTATGTCACCGAACGCCGCGGCCACATCCTGATGACCTCCTCGATCGCCGCGGCGATGCCCACCCCGACCGTCGGGGTGTACGGGGCGTCCAAGGCCGCGGTGGAGATGTTCGGCCGGGCCCTGCGGATCGAGCTGGCCCACACCGGCACCACGGTCGGCATCGCCTACTTCGGCGCCGTCGACACCGGCCTGGTGCGCGGCCTGATCAGCGCCCGCTCGGCCCTGGGCGAGGGCCTGCAGAAGATGCCCAAGGTGATCGGTGCTCCGATCTCCCCCCGCCGGGCCGGTGCCGCGATGGTGTCCGGCATCGAACGGCGGGCCAGGACCGTCTACGCCCCCTGGTGGGTCCCCGCGCTGCTGGCGGGCCGCGCCCAGTTCGCCATGCTGGAACCCCTCGCGGCCCGCTTCCCGCCTTTGGCCAGGCTCATCCACGACTCGGGCCTTCCGTTCCCGGAGCGCACTTCGGCGGGACGTCCGTGA
- a CDS encoding helix-turn-helix domain-containing protein translates to MGETAARSTPDTEAEWWTTSDVAEYLGIKVSTVSAYRARGQMPPPDLTVGRTHMWRPATITAWHEGRPRPGVGGRPVGRSDERETK, encoded by the coding sequence ATGGGTGAAACGGCCGCTCGATCCACACCCGACACTGAGGCTGAATGGTGGACGACCTCAGACGTTGCTGAGTACCTGGGGATCAAGGTTTCAACGGTTAGCGCCTACCGTGCACGCGGACAGATGCCCCCGCCTGATCTGACGGTGGGACGCACGCATATGTGGCGCCCTGCGACGATTACCGCATGGCATGAAGGGCGCCCTCGCCCAGGTGTTGGAGGACGCCCCGTAGGCCGATCAGATGAACGTGAGACTAAGTGA
- a CDS encoding HNH endonuclease, with protein sequence MSSKPNAARKRRIKRQLAARDGAVCFYCGHPFGTLVEATIDHLVPKSKLPGWVQANLVLACHPCNKAKADRLPQEFLRPCGFAPGLVPLGPPNAPTRNRRRVRHTAARLSAAVSAILPATLTAVLSAMWAGRLSAGTARTVPGPVRHMSAT encoded by the coding sequence ATGAGCAGCAAGCCCAACGCGGCGCGCAAGCGGCGCATCAAGCGCCAGCTCGCCGCGCGTGACGGCGCCGTGTGCTTCTACTGCGGGCACCCGTTCGGCACGCTGGTCGAGGCGACCATTGACCACCTGGTGCCCAAGTCCAAGCTGCCGGGATGGGTGCAGGCCAACCTCGTTCTTGCCTGCCACCCGTGCAACAAGGCCAAGGCTGACCGTCTGCCGCAGGAGTTCCTGCGTCCGTGCGGGTTCGCCCCCGGGCTGGTCCCCCTCGGTCCGCCGAACGCCCCGACACGGAACCGGCGGCGTGTCCGCCACACCGCCGCCCGGCTGTCCGCCGCCGTGTCCGCCATCCTCCCCGCCACGCTGACGGCCGTCCTGTCCGCCATGTGGGCCGGACGGCTGTCCGCTGGGACGGCGCGGACGGTCCCCGGACCGGTCCGCCACATGTCCGCCACCTGA
- the argS gene encoding arginine--tRNA ligase, whose amino-acid sequence MADVEELLRRRLAPAFEAVAGDPVDPAIRRSQHADYQSDAALALVRRLGGNPRDIAARVVERAELDDLCAKVEISGPGFINLTLDNGALGRLLAEVAGDERLGVARAEVAETITVDYSAPNAAKEMHVGHLRSTIIGDAAVRLLEWLGHTVIRQNHLGDWGTPFGMLVEHLLDIGEAEAAHELSVGDLNTFYQAARRKFDADPAFQERSRKRVVLLQSGDEATLRLWRMLITESQKYFLAVYDRLGATLGPDDFFGESYYNDQLESVVEELAELGLLRESEGAKCVFPAGFIGRDGKPLPLIVRKSDGGFGYAATDLATIRHRVRKLHATRLLYVVGLPQQLHLGMVFQTAREAGWLTDPVRAEHIGFGSVLGSDGKILRTRAGASVKLMDLLNEAVSRASAIIAEKNPELDEDARAAVARAVGIGAVKYADLSTDRVKDYVFDYDRMLSFDGNTAPYLQYARARICSIFRKGNIEPPRDVERVLIAEPAERALALQLLAFEGLINQVAQNLEFHRLAQYLYGLATAFTSFYENCPVLQAEGEVRTSRLVLCDLTARTLERGLNLLGIESPDQM is encoded by the coding sequence ATGGCAGATGTGGAGGAGTTGCTCCGCCGGCGGCTTGCGCCGGCGTTCGAGGCGGTGGCCGGTGACCCGGTGGATCCCGCGATCCGCCGTTCCCAGCATGCGGACTACCAGTCCGACGCGGCACTGGCTCTCGTGCGCCGACTCGGCGGCAACCCCAGGGACATCGCCGCCCGCGTGGTCGAGCGGGCCGAACTGGACGACCTGTGCGCCAAGGTGGAGATCTCCGGGCCGGGGTTCATCAATTTGACCCTCGACAACGGGGCGCTGGGGCGGCTGCTGGCCGAGGTCGCCGGGGACGAGCGGCTGGGGGTGGCCCGGGCCGAGGTCGCCGAGACCATCACGGTCGACTACTCGGCGCCCAACGCGGCCAAGGAGATGCACGTCGGGCACTTGCGCTCGACCATCATCGGGGACGCGGCGGTGCGGCTGCTGGAGTGGCTGGGGCACACCGTCATCCGGCAGAACCATCTGGGCGACTGGGGCACCCCGTTCGGCATGCTGGTGGAGCACCTGCTCGACATCGGCGAGGCCGAGGCCGCCCACGAGCTGTCGGTCGGCGACCTCAACACCTTCTACCAGGCGGCGCGGCGCAAGTTCGACGCCGACCCCGCCTTCCAGGAACGCTCCCGCAAGCGGGTGGTGCTGCTGCAGAGCGGCGATGAGGCCACGCTGCGGCTGTGGCGGATGCTGATCACCGAGTCGCAGAAGTACTTCCTGGCGGTCTACGACCGGCTGGGCGCCACGCTCGGCCCCGACGACTTCTTCGGCGAGAGCTACTACAACGACCAGCTGGAGTCGGTGGTCGAGGAGCTGGCGGAGCTGGGGCTGCTGCGCGAAAGCGAGGGCGCCAAGTGCGTCTTCCCCGCCGGGTTCATCGGACGCGACGGCAAGCCGCTGCCGCTGATCGTGCGCAAGTCCGACGGCGGTTTCGGCTATGCCGCCACCGACCTGGCCACCATCCGGCACCGGGTGCGCAAGCTGCACGCCACCCGGCTGCTGTACGTGGTGGGCCTGCCGCAGCAGCTGCACCTGGGCATGGTGTTCCAGACGGCGCGGGAGGCCGGCTGGCTGACCGACCCGGTGCGGGCCGAGCACATCGGCTTCGGGTCGGTGCTGGGCAGCGACGGCAAGATCCTGCGGACCCGGGCGGGCGCCTCGGTCAAGCTGATGGATCTGCTGAACGAGGCGGTGTCCCGGGCGAGCGCGATCATCGCCGAGAAGAACCCGGAGCTGGACGAGGACGCCCGGGCGGCGGTGGCGCGGGCGGTGGGCATCGGCGCGGTCAAGTACGCCGACCTGTCCACCGACCGAGTCAAGGACTATGTGTTCGACTACGACCGGATGCTGTCGTTCGACGGCAACACCGCGCCGTACCTGCAGTACGCCCGGGCCCGGATCTGCTCGATCTTCCGCAAGGGGAACATCGAGCCGCCTCGCGATGTGGAGAGGGTGCTCATCGCCGAGCCCGCCGAGCGGGCGCTGGCGCTGCAGCTGCTGGCCTTCGAAGGGTTGATCAACCAGGTCGCCCAGAACCTGGAGTTCCACCGCCTGGCCCAGTACCTGTACGGGCTGGCCACCGCGTTCACCTCGTTCTATGAGAACTGCCCGGTGCTGCAGGCCGAGGGCGAGGTGCGCACCAGCCGGCTGGTGCTGTGCGATCTGACGGCCCGGACGCTGGAGCGTGGGTTGAACCTGCTGGGGATCGAGTCCCCCGACCAGATGTGA